A stretch of Candidatus Vicinibacter affinis DNA encodes these proteins:
- a CDS encoding DUF937 domain-containing protein → MNLNDLLSQHLPDELLAQMAGKVGIQDPNIGVAASKSIINTLMQGLMNNSSSESGAEGLLGAIDRDHNGSILDDVLGFLGNSGQSGSDQMTNSAGILGHILGFKQQNVTNGVSKVFGMDTSTVISLMSMLAPVVMGLIGKARANNQVDQTNIQQVLGTTVHQQTEQNSGLGIFGKLLDTDGDGNISDDLLQMGMKFLLKR, encoded by the coding sequence ATGAACTTAAATGATTTACTAAGTCAGCATCTCCCTGACGAATTGTTGGCACAAATGGCAGGAAAAGTTGGAATTCAAGATCCTAACATAGGGGTAGCAGCATCCAAAAGTATTATCAATACCTTAATGCAGGGTCTGATGAACAACAGTTCCAGTGAATCCGGAGCAGAGGGTCTTTTAGGAGCTATAGATAGGGATCACAATGGAAGTATTTTGGATGATGTATTGGGCTTTTTAGGTAATTCAGGCCAAAGTGGATCGGATCAAATGACGAATTCTGCCGGAATCTTGGGCCATATATTGGGTTTTAAGCAGCAAAATGTCACCAATGGTGTCAGTAAGGTTTTCGGAATGGATACTTCAACTGTGATCAGCCTTATGTCAATGCTTGCGCCTGTGGTCATGGGATTAATTGGTAAGGCAAGGGCAAACAATCAAGTTGACCAAACCAACATCCAACAAGTTTTGGGGACAACGGTCCATCAACAAACCGAGCAAAATTCGGGACTCGGGATTTTTGGTAAATTGTTGGATACAGACGGGGATGGCAACATCTCTGACGATCTTCTTCAAATGGGAATGAAATTCCTTTTGAAAAGATAA
- the porQ gene encoding type IX secretion system protein PorQ — MLDSTTSQYVNPVIKLLDEKRRIVFEYTLAVTFFTFFIATEVMAQTGGYASYVFLNLSPSSRNTALGSHAMAYSSSDAGTAFLNPALINEKMSTALNFSHQFFFSDMGSGHFSYTLKPGKWGLQWQTGIQYLNSSSIPFTDIYGQVNGAFKIRESAFYIGSAKQLNERIRAGANIHYVFSNLGLSSSSALGVSLGLQYSNPVNRTSIAIAIRNVGFSIDSYEKVKENLPLTLELGISKRLNHLPFVYHITAHHLERWNVRYDDPAISQSGNLFDEQKEKSDFSKFSDNLLRHFAFGGEMLLGKKETFSLRIGYNHLRRKELNAKDYASFSGLSFGMGIKISKFKIDYSYALYHIAGGTNQLTLQTQLSSFMKERNL, encoded by the coding sequence ATGCTTGATTCTACAACATCCCAATACGTCAATCCAGTGATAAAATTACTAGATGAAAAAAGAAGAATTGTTTTTGAATATACCTTGGCAGTCACTTTTTTCACTTTTTTTATTGCCACTGAAGTAATGGCACAGACTGGAGGTTATGCCTCTTATGTTTTTTTAAATCTATCCCCTTCTTCAAGAAACACAGCACTTGGCTCTCATGCAATGGCTTATTCAAGCTCTGATGCAGGGACAGCCTTCTTAAATCCTGCATTGATTAATGAAAAAATGAGTACGGCACTTAATTTCTCACATCAATTCTTTTTTAGTGATATGGGGTCCGGACACTTTTCATATACTCTAAAGCCAGGCAAATGGGGCTTGCAATGGCAGACTGGAATTCAGTATTTAAATTCCTCCTCAATCCCTTTTACAGATATTTATGGTCAGGTGAATGGAGCCTTTAAAATTAGGGAGTCAGCTTTTTATATTGGTTCTGCCAAACAACTCAATGAGCGAATACGGGCAGGAGCTAATATACATTATGTGTTCAGTAATCTTGGACTTTCGAGTTCAAGTGCATTGGGCGTGAGTTTGGGATTACAATATTCTAATCCAGTAAATCGAACCTCAATAGCTATTGCAATTCGCAATGTAGGGTTCAGTATTGATTCCTATGAAAAGGTTAAAGAAAATTTACCTCTGACTTTAGAATTGGGAATTTCTAAGCGATTGAATCATTTACCTTTTGTATATCATATTACTGCACATCATCTGGAAAGATGGAATGTAAGATACGATGACCCTGCCATAAGCCAATCTGGTAATTTATTTGATGAACAAAAGGAGAAAAGTGACTTTAGTAAATTTAGCGACAACCTTTTGAGACATTTTGCTTTTGGCGGTGAAATGCTCTTGGGTAAGAAAGAAACATTTAGCCTAAGAATAGGGTACAATCATTTACGTCGAAAAGAACTCAATGCAAAAGATTATGCCTCTTTTTCGGGATTGTCATTTGGCATGGGAATTAAAATATCTAAATTTAAAATCGACTATTCCTATGCTTTATACCATATCGCGGGAGGTACCAATCAACTTACACTACAGACACAATTGAGCAGTTTTATGAAGGAGCGAAATTTATAA
- a CDS encoding methionine adenosyltransferase, with the protein MPYLFTSESVSEGHPDKVADQISDALIDHFLAFDKESKVACETLVTTGQVVVAGEVKTNTYLDVQKIVRDVISKIGYTKSEYMFEANSCGILSAIHEQSADINRGVERKKKIDQGAGDQGMMFGYANNETENYMPLPLSLAHLLLEELAKIRHDGKLMTYLRPDAKSQVTIEYSDDNRPQRIDTIVISTQHDEFITPGKGINAVEKAEKNMLSRIAEDIKTILIPRVKRRLPAGIQKLFNDQIIYHINPTGKFVIGGPHGDTGLTGRKIIVDTYGGKGAHGGGAFSGKDPSKVDRSAAYATRHIAKNMVAAGICNEVLVQVSYAIGVAKPCGLYINTYGTSKVKLSDGAIAKKIEKLFDLRPFAIEQRLKLRNPIYSETASYGHMGRENRVVEKTFTSPEGKLKKVKVELFTWEKLDMVRTLKAAFKIK; encoded by the coding sequence ATGCCATATCTATTTACTTCTGAATCAGTATCTGAAGGACATCCTGACAAAGTGGCTGATCAGATATCAGATGCACTAATTGACCATTTTCTTGCTTTTGACAAAGAGTCAAAAGTAGCTTGTGAAACCTTGGTGACAACCGGACAGGTGGTTGTAGCTGGAGAGGTAAAAACCAATACTTACCTTGATGTACAAAAAATTGTGCGCGATGTAATTAGTAAAATTGGTTATACCAAAAGTGAATATATGTTTGAAGCCAATAGCTGCGGGATACTTTCGGCCATTCACGAGCAGTCTGCAGACATCAACAGAGGAGTAGAACGGAAGAAAAAAATTGACCAGGGGGCAGGGGATCAAGGAATGATGTTTGGTTATGCCAATAATGAAACTGAAAATTATATGCCACTTCCCCTGAGTTTGGCTCATCTGTTGTTAGAAGAACTTGCTAAAATCAGGCATGATGGGAAGTTGATGACCTATTTACGACCAGATGCAAAAAGTCAGGTGACCATTGAATACAGTGATGACAACAGACCTCAAAGAATAGACACTATCGTCATTTCAACACAACATGATGAGTTCATTACTCCTGGGAAAGGAATTAATGCTGTTGAGAAAGCAGAAAAGAATATGCTTAGCAGAATTGCAGAGGATATCAAAACAATATTAATCCCTAGAGTAAAACGCAGACTGCCAGCTGGTATACAAAAGTTATTTAATGATCAAATCATTTATCATATTAACCCAACTGGTAAGTTTGTTATTGGAGGTCCTCACGGAGATACAGGACTTACTGGCAGAAAAATTATTGTAGATACTTATGGCGGCAAAGGAGCTCATGGAGGAGGTGCTTTCTCCGGAAAAGATCCTTCTAAAGTAGACCGTTCAGCTGCATATGCTACTCGTCATATTGCTAAAAACATGGTTGCGGCTGGTATATGCAATGAGGTTTTGGTCCAGGTGTCCTATGCAATTGGTGTTGCCAAGCCATGTGGTCTTTACATAAATACCTATGGAACCTCCAAGGTAAAATTAAGTGATGGAGCAATTGCAAAAAAAATTGAAAAGCTTTTTGACCTTAGACCTTTCGCCATTGAGCAGAGATTAAAATTGCGCAATCCAATTTACTCAGAAACAGCTTCATATGGTCACATGGGAAGAGAAAACAGAGTTGTTGAAAAAACCTTTACCTCTCCGGAAGGTAAATTGAAAAAAGTAAAAGTAGAACTCTTTACCTGGGAAAAGTTAGATATGGTCAGAACTTTAAAAGCTGCTTTTAAAATTAAGTAA
- a CDS encoding glycosyltransferase family 2 protein, which yields MSDNHPYLSIIIPCYNEDSVLVETYQRLVRSLNHLNFSFEIIFINDGSTDQTPFILDDFANKDERVLVLHFSRNFGHQQALTAGLHECKGQFAVIMDADLQDPPEIIPEMLKLATRESANIVYGQRVTRKKEGWFKKTSASCYYRILNFLSDVELPLDSGDFRLIDRVVIDAFKELKEKNKYIRGLMSWVGFKQIPFAYEREARSAGNTHYTLGKMLQLATKGLLYFSKKPLMIAMNIGFISVLVGLLLAIYVLISKFVYHEAVTGWSSILISVIFFGGIQLLSIGILGQYLGSIFEEVKNRPEYLISRRVRQSFQSEK from the coding sequence ATGTCAGATAATCATCCATACTTATCTATTATTATACCCTGTTATAATGAAGACAGTGTTTTGGTCGAAACCTATCAAAGATTGGTAAGGTCATTGAACCATTTAAATTTTAGTTTCGAAATCATTTTCATTAATGACGGAAGTACAGATCAAACTCCCTTTATTTTGGATGATTTTGCAAATAAGGATGAAAGAGTTCTCGTTTTACATTTTTCAAGAAACTTCGGTCATCAACAAGCGTTAACTGCAGGTTTGCATGAATGCAAAGGGCAGTTTGCCGTAATTATGGATGCTGATTTACAAGATCCTCCTGAAATAATTCCTGAAATGCTAAAGCTTGCCACTCGGGAATCTGCAAATATTGTATATGGCCAAAGAGTGACGAGAAAGAAGGAAGGCTGGTTTAAAAAAACTTCCGCAAGTTGTTACTATCGTATTCTTAATTTTCTGTCTGATGTTGAATTGCCTTTGGATTCAGGTGACTTCAGATTAATTGACAGAGTTGTTATTGATGCATTCAAAGAACTCAAGGAGAAAAACAAATACATCAGAGGCTTAATGAGCTGGGTTGGATTTAAACAAATACCCTTTGCATATGAGAGAGAGGCTAGAAGTGCTGGCAACACGCACTATACACTTGGGAAAATGTTACAACTGGCTACAAAAGGGCTCTTGTATTTTTCTAAAAAGCCATTAATGATTGCAATGAATATTGGTTTTATTAGTGTACTTGTTGGGCTCCTATTGGCCATTTATGTCCTCATCTCAAAATTTGTATATCATGAAGCTGTAACAGGTTGGTCTTCAATACTCATAAGTGTTATATTTTTTGGAGGCATCCAACTCCTCAGTATTGGTATTCTTGGACAATATCTTGGTAGTATTTTTGAAGAGGTTAAGAACAGACCAGAATACCTTATAAGTAGAAGAGTGCGTCAATCATTCCAGTCAGAAAAATAA
- a CDS encoding OmpA family protein: MKTNLLILFLSLSLGMISCVSSKKHKALQADYENLQKMLDTQKSKVTDCENSKMDLEKQLAKVRTDLSSANSEINKFQGQVAELEKMNKAKETEIQRIKDELRSAFSSVNAADLTITQVGDKLYVSLPNKILYRKGSQSLNKNGQAILKNLAEVFKKNDHMSIIVEGHADKSLVKTDAPYKDNLDLSTLRATNVVRYLIAQKVKQDQLTAAGRSNFEPTGQGNNVDRRIEFIISPDVTKLYELSKKK, from the coding sequence ATGAAAACCAATTTATTAATTTTATTTCTCAGTTTAAGTTTGGGAATGATTTCCTGCGTTTCTTCCAAGAAGCACAAAGCCCTACAAGCAGATTATGAGAATTTGCAAAAAATGTTGGATACACAAAAATCTAAAGTAACAGACTGTGAAAACTCCAAGATGGATCTTGAGAAACAGTTGGCTAAAGTAAGAACTGACTTAAGCAGTGCCAATAGTGAGATTAACAAATTTCAAGGCCAGGTTGCTGAGCTTGAGAAAATGAATAAGGCCAAGGAAACCGAAATTCAAAGAATTAAAGATGAGCTTAGAAGTGCTTTTTCATCTGTAAATGCTGCCGATCTTACCATTACACAGGTAGGTGACAAGTTATATGTTTCATTACCGAACAAGATCCTATATCGTAAAGGATCTCAATCATTAAACAAAAATGGACAGGCGATTTTGAAAAACTTAGCAGAAGTGTTCAAGAAAAATGATCACATGAGTATTATTGTTGAAGGGCATGCTGACAAGTCTCTAGTTAAGACCGATGCTCCTTATAAAGATAATCTGGATCTTTCTACTTTAAGGGCTACCAATGTTGTCAGGTATTTAATTGCTCAAAAAGTTAAGCAGGATCAATTGACTGCTGCCGGACGTTCTAACTTTGAACCAACCGGTCAAGGCAATAACGTTGACAGAAGAATTGAGTTTATCATTTCTCCGGATGTTACAAAGCTTTATGAGCTTTCAAAGAAGAAATAA
- a CDS encoding bifunctional folylpolyglutamate synthase/dihydrofolate synthase, which translates to MNYTEALNYMYNQLPMFHRIGKEAFKKDLTNIRELCNYLEHPEEKLRCIHIAGTNGKGSVSHMLAAVLTAHGFKTGLYVSPHYRDFRERIKINGSYISKKYVSNFISSNIDFLEHLKPSFFEMTVALAFKYFKDQEVDYAIIETGLGGRLDSTNIINPLLSVITNISWDHSDMLGDSLEKIAREKAGIIKKLVPVIIGRKQKETLDVFKEYAQSCKSNIFFAEDVVEMKQVNENKEGNNLIQIEGGFKFTPDLKGPYQLENYRTSFAAINILQKLKIIPIDLVKVKDAYENVKLYSEIIGRWELRKGDVDELFDSAHNEDGIRQLVTWLSKEKYNKVHIVCGFVKDKDLQKVLIQLPISAQYYFTQAKIPRALDSQILCEEAANYKLIGRAFRTLRGALKAARNNATKGDLIIVTGSIFIIAEII; encoded by the coding sequence ATGAACTACACAGAAGCTCTGAATTATATGTACAATCAGCTACCAATGTTTCATCGAATTGGTAAGGAGGCGTTTAAAAAAGATCTTACCAACATTCGGGAGCTTTGTAATTATTTGGAGCATCCAGAAGAAAAGTTGAGATGTATACACATTGCCGGTACCAATGGGAAAGGTTCTGTTTCACATATGCTTGCAGCGGTACTAACTGCGCATGGATTTAAGACAGGCCTATATGTTTCACCACATTACAGAGATTTCAGGGAGCGGATAAAAATAAATGGTAGTTATATTTCAAAAAAATATGTTAGTAATTTTATATCCAGCAATATAGATTTTTTAGAACATCTTAAACCATCATTTTTTGAAATGACAGTGGCACTCGCCTTTAAATATTTTAAAGATCAGGAAGTAGATTATGCAATTATTGAAACAGGACTGGGAGGAAGATTAGATTCAACGAATATTATTAATCCACTATTAAGTGTTATAACCAACATTTCATGGGATCATTCCGATATGTTAGGTGATAGTTTGGAAAAGATAGCCAGGGAAAAGGCTGGAATAATTAAGAAGCTAGTTCCGGTAATAATAGGTAGAAAGCAAAAAGAGACTTTGGATGTTTTTAAAGAATACGCTCAATCATGTAAGAGCAATATTTTTTTTGCTGAAGATGTGGTAGAAATGAAACAAGTAAATGAAAACAAAGAAGGCAATAATTTGATTCAAATAGAGGGAGGGTTTAAATTTACTCCCGATCTTAAGGGCCCATATCAATTGGAAAATTATCGAACATCTTTTGCTGCAATTAACATTCTTCAAAAATTAAAAATCATTCCTATTGATTTGGTTAAGGTGAAGGATGCTTATGAGAACGTTAAGCTGTATTCAGAAATTATTGGAAGGTGGGAATTAAGAAAAGGTGATGTAGATGAATTATTTGATTCCGCGCATAATGAAGATGGAATTAGACAGTTGGTAACTTGGCTTTCAAAAGAGAAATATAATAAGGTACATATTGTTTGTGGGTTTGTGAAGGACAAAGACCTTCAAAAAGTGTTGATTCAACTTCCAATTTCAGCTCAATACTATTTTACACAAGCTAAAATACCGAGGGCATTAGATTCTCAAATTCTATGCGAGGAGGCTGCGAATTATAAATTAATCGGCAGGGCTTTTAGAACCTTACGAGGGGCTCTAAAAGCAGCAAGAAACAATGCAACTAAAGGAGACTTAATTATTGTAACAGGAAGTATTTTTATAATAGCAGAAATTATCTAA
- a CDS encoding toxin-antitoxin system YwqK family antitoxin, whose amino-acid sequence MNFFSYRFYLPLIFLIGISCQKSKVIEIKNDQGVIIERITTELRDTGKLKDGFYEKFDDQGKPLESAHYKEGKLNGERKLYEKGFIYSLENYKMDLFEGPYKVFYPNGQLQLECQYIHNEMSGTLKAYFPEGQLKEIVQMSGSQENGPFEEYYQNGKIKANGFYKNGPYEEGLLNLFDSTGTLIKKMNCKEGICTTTWTLEMDSTKTK is encoded by the coding sequence ATGAATTTCTTTTCATATAGATTTTACTTGCCTCTAATTTTTCTAATTGGAATATCCTGCCAAAAATCAAAGGTTATTGAAATAAAAAATGATCAGGGAGTAATCATTGAAAGAATAACGACCGAACTGAGAGACACTGGTAAGCTGAAGGATGGTTTTTACGAAAAATTTGATGATCAGGGCAAACCTCTGGAAAGTGCGCATTACAAGGAAGGTAAATTGAATGGTGAAAGAAAATTATACGAAAAGGGCTTTATATACAGCCTGGAAAATTATAAAATGGATTTATTTGAAGGGCCATATAAAGTCTTCTATCCAAATGGCCAGCTTCAGCTCGAGTGTCAATACATCCATAATGAAATGAGCGGAACCCTAAAAGCTTATTTCCCAGAGGGACAACTGAAGGAGATTGTACAAATGTCGGGCAGTCAAGAAAATGGACCTTTTGAGGAGTATTATCAAAATGGAAAAATAAAAGCCAATGGTTTTTATAAGAATGGACCATATGAAGAAGGTTTGTTGAATTTATTTGACAGCACGGGAACATTAATAAAAAAGATGAATTGCAAAGAAGGGATTTGTACCACAACCTGGACTTTAGAAATGGACAGTACTAAAACTAAATAA
- a CDS encoding UbiX family flavin prenyltransferase: MKIVIAVSGSSGSRYAKILIEKLQKMQELELALVYSQQALVNWKLENPEVDLNSYPINYYGPNDFNAPFASGSARWDGMIVCPCSAGFLAKVATGIAEDLMSRAAQVMLKERKKLILVFRETPLSLIHIENMKKVTLAGAIVCPAVPSFYSKPKDLDEVLSTVTDRAIDLVGLDSKSYQWGI, translated from the coding sequence ATGAAAATTGTGATCGCAGTTTCAGGTTCCAGTGGATCAAGGTATGCCAAGATATTAATTGAAAAACTTCAAAAAATGCAAGAGCTTGAACTTGCTTTGGTATACAGTCAGCAAGCTTTGGTTAATTGGAAATTGGAAAATCCAGAAGTAGATTTAAACTCCTACCCAATAAATTATTACGGACCAAATGATTTTAATGCGCCGTTTGCTTCGGGGTCTGCACGTTGGGACGGTATGATCGTATGCCCTTGTTCTGCAGGTTTCTTAGCAAAGGTTGCGACAGGCATTGCAGAAGATCTCATGAGCAGGGCTGCCCAGGTAATGCTCAAGGAAAGAAAAAAGCTGATTTTGGTTTTCAGAGAGACACCGTTAAGTCTCATACACATTGAAAACATGAAAAAAGTTACACTGGCAGGTGCGATTGTTTGTCCTGCCGTACCATCATTTTATTCAAAGCCAAAAGATTTGGATGAGGTATTAAGTACAGTTACAGACAGGGCTATCGATTTAGTTGGTCTTGATAGTAAATCTTATCAATGGGGAATATAG
- a CDS encoding FAD-binding protein: MKDTFTGLRNALSGDFYDDPLYTAIYATDASNYQIMPKAVICPRTEQDVVLVMQYAYEHRIPLLARGGGTSLVGQTVGDGFILDFTKYMNSILELNTEAKWAWVQPGLVRDELNKKLLVHKLHFAPDPATSSRAAIGGMIANNSSGTRSIMYGKTLDHVLELKVLLDDGSIIHCTDVSGKELEQKLELKTREGDLYRMLFRIINEQQSEIIQRFPKVMRRVGGYNLDEFLGETWNLSKLIVGSESTIAIILSAKINLVPNPKFQSVCVVHFHSFYDSIAYVGEMVKFGPAAVELLDGMLIERSRENLETKNYCDFIEGDPQGALIVEFYGDSKEDAEFNANKMIAHLKNLNIGYAHPLFTDKQKIENIFTVRKKGLGLLMGVKGNRKPIAFIEDAAVPLESLADYIMEVFEVCREHETPVVAYAHASVGLLHVKPLLDLRDQEDIERMKKISLATLELVKKYKGSWSGEHGDGLARSPYNEAFFGPKLYQAFREIKWGFDPRNILNPGKIVDAPAVDTNLRYGPSYKDDAIKTMFHYRGEGGFHEAVHLCNGVGECRKTIGGTMCPSFRASLDEKDSTRARANALRLAISGQLDNLGLNSPHLHEVMDLCLSCKACKSECPSNVDMSKLKSEVLHHQHQEKGLSFDDRLILYQHNLSRLASGSRAFIANSILKSKWFRKLLEHFSGLDARRVLPLYSSNPFNFETKKKISNSARQVVLFADTYMKFHDPGIGNSAKSLLEYLGFEVHVFQKGCCQRPAISHGLLEHAKNEGVKTFTFLEPFLKAGIPILVCEPSCATSLKDDLADLMEDEKWLEYSHLIFLLEDFLAGEMAKGNLEKEIKFKSGSYLLHAHCHQKSIFTSASVHQLFNQQSNVVLAEINSGCCGMAGSFGYEKEHYAVSEKIGNLSLLPEIRKASEDQVIIAEGFSCRHQIEHFTGRKPIHWVEVVDTNH, from the coding sequence ATGAAAGATACCTTTACTGGCTTACGGAACGCACTTTCCGGAGATTTTTATGATGATCCTCTGTATACGGCAATATATGCAACCGATGCAAGTAATTATCAAATAATGCCTAAGGCTGTAATTTGCCCAAGAACGGAGCAGGATGTTGTGTTGGTTATGCAATATGCATATGAGCACCGAATACCATTGTTGGCAAGGGGCGGAGGAACCAGTCTGGTAGGACAGACAGTCGGGGATGGGTTCATTTTGGATTTTACTAAATACATGAATTCAATTCTGGAGTTAAACACTGAAGCAAAATGGGCCTGGGTTCAACCGGGGCTGGTACGTGATGAACTAAATAAGAAACTATTGGTCCATAAGCTTCATTTTGCACCTGATCCTGCCACCAGCAGTAGGGCAGCAATCGGAGGAATGATCGCAAATAACTCCTCAGGGACAAGGAGTATTATGTATGGTAAAACACTGGATCATGTGCTTGAATTAAAAGTTTTGCTGGACGATGGAAGTATTATCCATTGCACCGATGTAAGTGGAAAAGAATTGGAGCAAAAACTTGAACTAAAAACTCGAGAAGGAGACCTGTATCGCATGCTTTTCCGCATTATCAATGAACAACAAAGCGAGATTATTCAAAGGTTTCCAAAAGTCATGCGGAGGGTAGGTGGATATAATCTGGATGAGTTTCTGGGAGAAACATGGAATTTAAGCAAGCTAATTGTGGGTAGTGAAAGCACAATTGCCATCATTTTAAGTGCAAAAATTAACTTGGTTCCTAACCCTAAATTTCAATCGGTATGTGTAGTTCATTTTCATTCTTTTTATGATTCAATTGCATATGTTGGAGAAATGGTAAAATTTGGTCCAGCTGCAGTTGAATTGCTTGATGGGATGTTGATTGAACGCAGTAGAGAAAATCTGGAAACAAAAAATTATTGCGATTTTATTGAAGGTGACCCTCAAGGAGCACTAATCGTTGAATTTTATGGTGATAGTAAGGAAGATGCTGAGTTCAACGCCAATAAAATGATTGCTCACCTCAAAAATTTGAATATTGGTTATGCCCACCCTTTGTTCACTGATAAACAAAAAATTGAAAACATTTTTACAGTCAGAAAAAAAGGATTGGGTTTATTAATGGGTGTAAAAGGGAACAGAAAGCCTATTGCTTTTATCGAGGATGCAGCTGTTCCATTAGAGAGTCTGGCTGATTATATCATGGAAGTTTTTGAAGTATGTCGTGAACATGAAACTCCGGTAGTAGCTTATGCACATGCCAGTGTAGGATTATTACATGTTAAGCCGTTACTTGATCTTAGAGACCAGGAGGACATTGAGCGAATGAAAAAAATTTCTCTAGCAACTCTTGAGTTGGTTAAAAAATACAAAGGATCCTGGAGTGGTGAGCATGGTGATGGATTGGCACGCAGTCCATACAATGAGGCTTTTTTTGGTCCAAAACTTTACCAAGCTTTTAGAGAAATAAAATGGGGGTTTGATCCAAGAAATATACTTAATCCTGGAAAAATCGTTGATGCACCTGCTGTCGATACCAATCTGAGGTATGGACCATCTTATAAAGATGATGCAATTAAAACTATGTTTCATTATCGTGGCGAGGGTGGTTTTCACGAGGCTGTCCATTTGTGTAATGGTGTTGGAGAATGCAGAAAGACAATTGGAGGAACAATGTGCCCAAGTTTTCGGGCAAGTCTAGATGAAAAAGACAGCACAAGGGCCAGAGCAAATGCACTAAGACTTGCAATTAGTGGACAATTAGATAATTTAGGTCTTAACAGTCCCCACTTACATGAGGTGATGGATCTTTGCCTATCTTGTAAGGCGTGTAAATCTGAGTGCCCCAGTAATGTAGACATGTCAAAGTTGAAGTCTGAAGTTTTGCATCATCAACACCAAGAAAAAGGATTGAGTTTTGATGACAGACTCATTCTTTACCAGCACAACTTATCCAGATTGGCCAGTGGATCTCGTGCATTCATAGCGAATTCAATTTTAAAAAGTAAATGGTTCAGAAAATTATTGGAGCATTTTTCAGGTCTTGATGCAAGAAGGGTTTTACCTCTCTATTCTTCAAACCCTTTCAATTTTGAAACAAAGAAGAAAATCTCAAATAGTGCTCGCCAAGTAGTTTTATTTGCTGATACTTATATGAAATTTCATGATCCGGGAATTGGGAATTCTGCAAAAAGTCTATTAGAGTATTTGGGATTTGAGGTTCATGTATTTCAAAAAGGGTGTTGCCAAAGACCAGCTATTTCACATGGTTTATTGGAACATGCTAAAAATGAAGGTGTCAAAACATTTACATTCCTTGAACCCTTTTTGAAAGCAGGTATACCGATTTTGGTTTGCGAGCCAAGTTGTGCTACCTCATTAAAAGATGATCTTGCCGACCTTATGGAAGATGAAAAGTGGCTCGAATACAGTCATTTGATTTTTCTCTTAGAGGATTTTTTAGCAGGTGAGATGGCTAAGGGTAATTTGGAAAAGGAAATAAAATTTAAAAGTGGTTCTTATCTATTGCATGCACATTGTCACCAGAAGTCTATTTTTACCAGTGCATCGGTACATCAATTATTTAATCAGCAGTCCAATGTTGTTTTGGCAGAAATTAATTCAGGTTGTTGTGGAATGGCGGGCTCTTTTGGATATGAAAAAGAGCATTATGCGGTTTCAGAAAAGATCGGAAATCTATCATTGTTGCCTGAGATTAGGAAGGCATCTGAAGATCAAGTTATTATTGCTGAAGGATTTAGTTGCAGACATCAGATAGAACATTTTACGGGCAGGAAACCTATTCATTGGGTGGAGGTTGTTGATACAAATCATTAA